One Drosophila willistoni isolate 14030-0811.24 chromosome 2R unlocalized genomic scaffold, UCI_dwil_1.1 Seg167, whole genome shotgun sequence DNA segment encodes these proteins:
- the LOC6642799 gene encoding retinol dehydrogenase 12 — MDLIDCSKDGVYTKQSNETGKVIIVTGANTGIGKETVRELARRGATVYMACRDMEKCEKARAEIVEETKNQMIFSRYLDLSSLDSIRKFVEEFKAEEDKLDILINNAGVMRGPRKLTKEGFEMQIGVNHMGHFLLTNLLLDVIKASAPSRIVNVSSAVHYVGKINTKDLNSEKSYSEGGAYSQSKLANILFTRELAKRLEGTGVTVNALHPGAVKTELGRNWTAGKLFSPLLSPFLKTPEGGAQTTLYAALDPDLEKLSGLYFSDCRPKEMAAAAKDDNMARWLWAESEKWTGFV; from the exons ATGGATCTAATAGATTGCTCaaa GGATGGAGTATACACAAAGCAATCCAATGAAACTGGAAAAGTTATTATTGTGACTGGAGCAAATACCGGAATAGGAAAGGAGACAGTAAGGGAATTGGCCCGGCGAGGTGCCACCGTTTATATGGCATGTCGGGATATGGAAAAGTGTGAAAAAGCAAGAGCGGAAATTGTTGAGGAAACGAAAAATCAAATGATTTTTTCCAGATATTTGGATTTGAGTTCTCTGGATTCTATTCGTAAATTTGTCGAAGA GTTCAAAGCTGAAGAGGATAAACTTGATATTCTTATCAATAATGCCGGCGTCATGCGAGGACCTCGCAAATTGACCAAAGAAGGCTTTGAGATGCAAATTGGTGTGAATCATATGGGACACTTTTTGCTAACCAATTTACTGCTGGATGTCATTAAGGCTTCGGCACCCAGTCGCATTGTGAATGTGTCTAGTGCAGTGCATTATGTTGGCAAAATAAATACCAAAGATTTGAATAGCGAGAAATCCTATTCCGAGGGCGGAGCCTACAGCCAAAGTAAATTGGCCAATATCCTATTCACCAGGGAGTTAGCCAAACGTTTGGAGGGTACAGGAGTAACTGTAAATGCTTTGCATCCTGGCGCTGTCAAAACCGAGCTGGGTAGGAATTGGACTGCTGGCAA ATTATTCTCTCCACTATTATCACCCTTTTTGAAGACCCCAGAAGGTGGCGCACAGACAACGCTATATGCAGCATTGGATCCTGATTTAGAGAAGCTTTCTGGTCTTTATTTTAGCGATTGTAGACCAAAAGAAATGGCAGCGGCAGCAAAAGATGACAATATGGCCAGATGGTTATGGGCCGAGAGTGAGAAATGGACAGGGTTCGTCTAA
- the LOC6642626 gene encoding retinol dehydrogenase 12, whose protein sequence is MGWLRDGKFTKQTNEIGKVVIVTGANTGIGKETVRELARRGATVYMACRDMEKSEKARREIVEETKNENIFTKHLDLSSLDSIRKFVEEFKTEQDQLHILINNAGVMRGPRRLTKDGFEMQIGVNHMGHFLLTNLLLDNLKAAHSSRIVVVSSGVHCFGKIKTTDLNSEKSYSEGGAYSQSKLANILFTRELAKRLEGTRVTVNALHPGAVNTELGRNWSAGRVLWPILSPFMKSPEGGAQTTLYAALDPQLELVSGLYFGDCKPMNVSKAAKDDKTGKWLWEESEKWTGLA, encoded by the exons ATGGGTTGGCTGAG AGATGGAAAATTTACCAAACAAACCAATGAAATTGGAAAAGTTGTTATTGTGACTGGTGCAAATACTGGAATAGGTAAGGAGACTGTAAGGGAATTGGCCCGACGAGGAGCCACCGTTTATATGGCATGTCGGGATATGGAAAAGTCTGAAAAAGCAAGGCGGGAAATCGTTgaagaaaccaaaaatgaaaacattttcacTAAACATTTGGATTTAAGCTCACTGGATTCTATACGTAAATTTGTCGAAGA ATTCAAAACCGAACAAGATCAGCTGCACATTCTGATAAATAATGCCGGTGTTATGCGAGGTCCTCGTCGTTTAACTAAAGACGGTTTTGAAATGCAAATCGGCGTCAATCATATGGGTCATTTTTTGTTGACCAATTTGCTACTAGATAACCTTAAGGCCGCCCATTCCAGTCGCATTGTGGTAGTGTCCAGTGGTGTACATTGTTTTGGCAAAATTAAAACTACCGATTTGAATAGCGAGAAATCATATTCCGAGGGCGGAGCCTATAGCCAAAGTAAATTGGCCAATATCCTATTCACCAGAGAATTGGCCAAACGTTTGGAGGGCACTCGTGTTACCGTAAATGCCTTGCATCCTGGTGCTGTGAATACGGAACTGGGAAGAAATTGGAGTGCTGGAAG AGTCTTATGGCCAATATTATCGCCATTCATGAAGTCACCAGAGGGTGGAGCTCAAACAACGCTTTATGCAGCTTTAGATCCCCAGTTGGAATTGGTTTCCGGCCTTTATTTTGGCGACTGTAAGCCAATGAATGTTTCAAAGGCAGCCAAAGATGACAAAACTGGCAAATGGCTATGGGAGGAGAGTGAAAAGTGGACAGGTCTCGCCTAG
- the LOC6642627 gene encoding gonadal protein gdl codes for MEEQVAESSTASITETAADSESQCLQRKIYFLVDNLRSYHAELPVTLQTRISYELLTELAHCVLNEGIFEIVKALLELQHATEKHLLQMRLQVENEYEIEVTEWCSKIKDPKELAHLLDLLKAKHVNKLKDADKKIIEVLDQKVNDQQSTLHMAGVPGFYATQNAKEIKIQMFLLDFILRLSRLKYKPNK; via the exons atggaAGAGCAAGTTGCAGAGTCATCCACGGCATCTATTACAGAAACGGCAGCAGATAGCGAATCACAATGTTTGCAACGTAAAATCTATTTCCTGGTGGACAACCTAAGATCCTATCACGCCGAACTTCCTGT AACATTGCAGACACGCATATCTTATGAATTGCTAACTGAATTGGCACATTGCGTCTTGAACGAAGGCATTTTCGAGATAGTCAAGGCTCTGCTGGAGCTGCAACATGCCACAGAGAAGCATCTGCTACAAATGCGATTACAGGTTGAAAACGAATACGAAATCGAGGTCACCGAATGGTGTTCTAAAATTAAGGATCCTAAAGAACTAGCCCACCTTTTAGATTTGCTGAAAGCCAAGCATGTAAATAAACTTAAGGATGCAGATAAGAAAATTATTGAAGTTTTAGATCAAAAg GTAAATGACCAGCAATCCACTTTACATATGGCTGGTGTTCCTGGTTTTTATGCCACACAAAATGCCAAAGAAATTAAGATTCAAATGTTTTTGCTGGACTTTATTTTGCGTTTGAGTCGCTTGAAAtacaaaccaaacaaatag
- the LOC6642628 gene encoding retinol dehydrogenase 12-like — protein MACRDMKKCKETRQEIVDETKNNNIFTRLLDLSSLDSIRQFAKDFKAEQTKLHILINNAGVMRCPRNLTKDGFEMQIGVNHMGHFLLTHLLLDVLKASAPSRILNVSSSAHYLGKINSEDLNSEKSYSEGDAYNQSKLANILFTRELAKRLEGTGVTANAVHPGFVNTELGRYWGPGRVLWPLLTPFMKSPESGAQTTLYAALDPDLDDVSGLYFSDCRPKEVSEAAKDDKTAKWLWTESEKWTGIAQDEAN, from the exons ATGGCCTGTCGGGACATGAAAAAGTGTAAAGAGACACGCCAAGAAATCGTTGatgaaaccaaaaataataatattttcactaGATTATTGGATCTCAGTTCCTTGGATTCTATACGCCAATTCGCTAAAGA TTTCAAGGCCGAACAAACAAAGCTTCATATTCTGATCAATAATGCCGGTGTCATGCGTTGTCCTCGCAATCTGACCAAAGATGGCTTTGAAATGCAAATTGGTGTCAATCATATGGGACACTTTTTGCTAACCCACTTGTTACTGGATGTCCTTAAGGCTTCTGCTCCTAGTCGCATTCTAAATGTGTCCAGTTCTGCGCATTATTTAGGCAAAATAAACAGTGAAGATTTAAATAGCGAGAAATCCTATTCTGAGGGCGACGCATATAACCAAAGTAAATTGGCTAATATCCTTTTCACCAGGGAGTTGGCCAAGCGTCTGGAGGGTACAGGAGTCACTGCAAATGCTGTACATCCTGGTTTTGTCAATACGGAACTGGGAAGATATTGGGGTCCTGGAAG AGTTTTATGGCCATTGTTGACACCGTTTATGAAGTCACCCGAGAGTGGAGCTCAGACAACACTCTATGCAGCTTTGGATCCTGATTTAGATGATGTTTCTGGCCTCTACTTCAGCGATTGCAGGCCAAAGGAAGTGTCAGAGGCAGCCAAAGATGATAAGACAGCTAAATGGTTATGGACCGAAAGTGAGAAATGGACGGGCATTGCCCAGGATGAAGCCAATTAA
- the LOC26530018 gene encoding retinol dehydrogenase 12, which yields MELFDFTKEGKFTKETNETGKVVIVTGANTGIGKETVRELARRGATVCMACRDMKKCEEARQEIVDETKNNNIFTKSLDLSSLDSIRQFVKDFKAEQSKLHILINNAGIMRGPRKLTQEGFEMQIGVNHMGHFLLTNLLLDTLKASAPSRIVNVSSSVHYLGKINTKDLNSEKCYSEGGAYNQSKLANVLFTRELAKRLEGTGVTVNALHPGAVKTELGRNWTAGKNFVLPLISPLMKTAASGAQTTLYAALDPDLEKISGLYFSDCRPKEMAKAAKDEKTAEWLWAESEKWTGLAQS from the exons atGGAATTATTCGATTTCACCAA AGAAGGAAAGTTTACCAAAGAGACCAATGAAACTGGTAAAGTTGTGATTGTGACTGGAGCAAATACTGGGATAGGAAAGGAGACGGTAAGGGAATTGGCCCGACGAGGAGCCACCGTTTGTATGGCCTGTCGGGATATGAAAAAATGTGAGGAGGCGCGCCAAGAAATCGTCGatgaaaccaaaaataataatattttcaccAAATCATTGGATTTGAGTTCTCTGGATTCCATACGTCAATTTGTCAAAGA TTTCAAGGCCGAACAATCGAAACTTCATATTCTAATCAATAATGCCGGCATCATGCGAGGTCCTCGCAAGTTGACCCAAGAAGGCTTTGAAATGCAAATTGGTGTGAATCATATGGGACACTTTTTGCTGACCAACTTGCTGTTAGATACCCTTAAAGCCTCTGCTCCCAGTCGCATTGTCAATGTGTCCAGTTCTGTGCATTATTTGGGCAAAATAAATACCAAAGATTTGAATAGCGAGAAGTGCTATTCCGAGGGTGGCGCCTATAACCAAAGCAAATTGGCCAATGTCCTCTTTACCAGGGAGTTGGCAAAGCGTCTGGAGGGTACAGGAGTGACTGTAAATGCCTTGCATCCTGGCGCTGTCAAAACCGAGCTGGGTAGGAATTGGACTGCTGGCAA gAACTTTGTTCTACCGCTTATATCGCCATTGATGAAGACAGCCGCAAGTGGAGCTCAGACAACTCTCTATGCAGCCTTAGATCCCGATTTGGAGAAGATTTCTGGTCTTTATTTCAGCGATTGTAGACCAAAAGAAATGGCAAAGGCCGCCAAAGATGAGAAAACTGCTGAATGGTTGTGGGCCGAAAGTGAGAAATGGACAGGCCTTGCCCAGAGTTAG